The Fictibacillus arsenicus genome contains a region encoding:
- a CDS encoding DUF4179 domain-containing protein: MYKREEEQLNDFKKEYDNIPVSLDKLDHAIMGGFNKAKLEERNSSRKKKRIYSFIAAALLLIGLFSSIRISSVFASYISEIPGMEKIVELIRDDKGRLAALENKYYQEQGVSDKNGDLTVTIDGTIADEKGIVIFYTIESEEQLKDIMFDNVKIRAKDETVLDEAFISFGDAHSSEKGEDTFSGEIEYFFEVPIEPKEYIVELKIKEKSFSIPFTLKEFKEKKEYAIHQTMELEGQKINVEKVTIYPLRAAVELKMDSSNKKQILQLDDLRLVDEYNEVWGKITNGVTASGDKDSDQEIYLQSNYFKEPKELYLVLNSAQAIDKDNAVVVVDTEKLAILKQPAGNKLNNVRKEYGQLVFDLHVKKSSNYSGMGFGKITDAQGNEVKSHAQSMSADEESNIRMVGIELPELRTEQNPITIELDFYPLWIKGNEKIRIK; encoded by the coding sequence ATGTATAAAAGAGAAGAAGAACAACTGAACGACTTTAAGAAGGAGTATGACAACATTCCTGTATCACTTGATAAATTAGATCACGCAATAATGGGAGGATTTAATAAAGCTAAATTAGAAGAACGGAACTCTTCTCGGAAAAAGAAAAGGATCTATAGTTTTATAGCAGCAGCTCTTTTACTCATCGGATTATTTTCATCGATTCGAATTTCTTCTGTGTTTGCTAGTTACATTTCAGAGATACCGGGTATGGAAAAGATCGTTGAACTCATCCGGGATGATAAAGGGAGATTAGCTGCATTAGAAAATAAATATTATCAAGAACAAGGTGTATCAGATAAAAATGGAGACTTAACCGTTACAATAGACGGAACGATCGCAGACGAAAAAGGGATTGTTATTTTCTATACAATTGAATCGGAAGAACAGTTAAAAGATATCATGTTCGACAACGTAAAGATTAGAGCTAAAGACGAAACCGTATTGGATGAAGCATTTATTTCGTTCGGTGATGCTCATTCTTCAGAAAAAGGAGAAGATACGTTTAGCGGCGAAATCGAATATTTCTTCGAAGTCCCTATTGAACCCAAAGAATATATAGTTGAACTTAAGATAAAAGAAAAATCATTTTCCATTCCATTCACTCTCAAAGAATTTAAAGAAAAAAAGGAATATGCTATTCATCAAACAATGGAACTCGAGGGTCAAAAGATTAATGTTGAGAAAGTAACCATATATCCGTTAAGAGCAGCGGTGGAATTAAAAATGGATTCTTCAAATAAAAAGCAAATTCTTCAGCTAGATGATCTCCGTCTTGTAGATGAATATAACGAAGTATGGGGTAAGATTACAAATGGAGTTACTGCATCTGGTGATAAAGACTCAGATCAAGAAATCTATCTCCAAAGCAACTATTTTAAAGAACCGAAAGAATTATATTTGGTTTTAAATAGTGCTCAAGCCATCGACAAAGACAATGCAGTAGTTGTGGTAGATACAGAAAAGCTAGCCATACTAAAGCAACCTGCTGGAAATAAACTTAATAATGTAAGAAAAGAATATGGTCAGTTAGTTTTTGATCTTCATGTAAAGAAAAGTTCTAACTATTCAGGAATGGGTTTTGGTAAGATAACTGATGCACAAGGTAATGAGGTCAAATCGCATGCACAATCTATGAGTGCTGATGAAGAATCAAATATAAGAATGGTAGGAATTGAATTGCCTGAACTGAGGACAGAACAAAATCCAATCACCATTGAACTCGATTTTTACCCGTTGTGGATTAAAGGTAATGAGAAGATAAGAATTAAATGA
- a CDS encoding DmpA family aminopeptidase: protein MKVRDRGILIGTLSPGNKNCITDVDGVKVGHVTLDYPINDTDYACTGVTAILPHEGSPFQEKVTAASYVINGFGKTTGLVQLNELGVLESPIMLTNTFGVPAVTQGTLEYMLKQNPEIGDTTGTVNVVVGECNDSYLNSIRHFPVKPEHAIEAIRKATDEAVVEGAVGAGKGMICFGHKGGIGTSSRIVSEYTLGCLVLSNFGKEEEFKYSHLKDDETEGLSETSDGSIMIVLATDAPLSDRQLLRVAKRCGIGLGRTGSHFGNGSGDIVIAFSTAHKIPHFNEKETEIRTQLREDLPVMNEFFTAAAEAAEEAILNSLSSADTTKGRNGHTVKAFPFK, encoded by the coding sequence ATGAAGGTTCGGGACAGAGGAATATTGATAGGAACGCTTTCTCCAGGGAACAAAAACTGTATAACAGATGTAGATGGTGTAAAGGTCGGTCATGTCACGCTAGATTATCCGATTAATGATACAGATTACGCGTGCACAGGTGTTACGGCAATCCTGCCGCACGAAGGCAGCCCCTTTCAAGAAAAAGTAACCGCGGCCAGCTATGTTATTAATGGTTTTGGTAAAACGACTGGGTTAGTTCAGCTGAATGAACTGGGAGTTTTGGAGTCTCCGATCATGCTGACCAACACGTTTGGCGTGCCGGCTGTTACGCAAGGAACGCTGGAGTACATGCTGAAACAAAACCCTGAGATTGGCGACACGACGGGAACGGTGAACGTCGTCGTAGGAGAATGCAATGACAGCTATCTGAATTCGATCCGCCATTTTCCTGTAAAACCGGAGCATGCGATCGAGGCTATTAGAAAGGCAACGGATGAAGCTGTGGTGGAAGGTGCAGTCGGTGCTGGAAAAGGAATGATCTGCTTTGGTCATAAAGGCGGAATTGGAACCTCTTCGCGCATCGTATCTGAGTACACGTTAGGCTGCCTCGTGCTTAGTAATTTTGGCAAGGAGGAAGAATTTAAATACTCTCATTTAAAAGATGATGAGACAGAGGGGTTATCGGAAACGAGTGATGGCTCCATTATGATCGTCCTCGCGACAGATGCTCCTTTAAGCGACAGACAGCTTTTACGAGTGGCTAAAAGATGCGGGATTGGACTTGGCCGAACAGGCAGCCACTTTGGAAATGGCAGCGGGGATATTGTGATTGCTTTTTCTACCGCACATAAAATCCCTCATTTTAATGAAAAAGAAACTGAAATCCGTACTCAGCTCAGAGAAGATCTTCCTGTGATGAACGAATTCTTCACGGCTGCTGCAGAAGCGGCGGAAGAAGCTATACTTAATTCGTTATCTTCAGCCGACACGACAAAAGGGCGAAATGGACATACTGTTAAAGCGTTTCCTTTTAAATAG
- a CDS encoding M15 family metallopeptidase, with protein MLGFLVFLIIDEMRKKNVPMPTEIHPIVAEKRDQLIQRAAQKGITIVITDDFRSAEEQDELYERGRSTEGTVVTHVEGGESYHNYGLAIDFALQLKDGTVVWDLERDDNKNEKSDWMEVVSIGKELGFEWGGDWVGFKDYPHLEMDFGLSIRELQYGERPPVR; from the coding sequence TTGTTAGGATTTTTAGTTTTTTTAATTATAGATGAGATGAGAAAAAAGAATGTGCCGATGCCAACTGAGATCCACCCGATCGTTGCTGAAAAAAGAGATCAGCTGATTCAGAGAGCTGCCCAAAAAGGCATTACGATTGTGATAACAGATGATTTCCGTTCAGCTGAAGAGCAGGATGAGCTTTATGAGCGCGGAAGAAGTACGGAAGGAACCGTTGTGACACATGTAGAAGGCGGGGAGTCGTATCATAATTACGGGCTGGCTATTGATTTTGCGCTTCAGTTGAAAGACGGAACTGTGGTATGGGACTTAGAGCGGGATGATAATAAGAATGAAAAGTCAGATTGGATGGAAGTTGTGAGTATTGGAAAAGAGTTAGGCTTTGAATGGGGCGGAGACTGGGTTGGTTTTAAAGATTATCCGCACCTAGAGATGGACTTTGGGTTGAGCATTCGGGAGCTGCAGTATGGTGAGAGACCTCCAGTAAGATAG
- a CDS encoding VOC family protein: MRLDHTGIAVRRIDEAIEFYTNVLGGKLTERYTSEKPGVETHIAVIEMENQVIELLEPTSRTSPIERFIRQNGKGVHHLAYEVDNLLETIKDFESRGYTFLKDTYRINPFGRRLIYMNPVHSQGQIIELCDYVSLDE, encoded by the coding sequence ATGCGGCTGGATCATACAGGCATTGCCGTAAGAAGAATAGATGAGGCGATTGAATTTTATACAAACGTGCTAGGCGGAAAGCTTACTGAACGTTATACAAGTGAAAAGCCAGGTGTGGAAACACATATCGCTGTGATCGAAATGGAAAACCAGGTCATCGAGCTTCTGGAACCAACGAGCAGGACCTCGCCGATTGAGCGTTTTATCAGGCAGAACGGTAAAGGTGTTCATCATTTGGCGTACGAAGTAGATAACCTGCTTGAGACCATAAAAGATTTTGAAAGCAGAGGCTATACTTTTTTAAAAGACACATACCGGATCAACCCTTTTGGACGCCGACTAATCTATATGAATCCTGTTCATTCGCAAGGGCAGATTATAGAACTGTGTGATTATGTATCATTAGATGAATAA
- a CDS encoding MFS transporter, whose protein sequence is MKHRTLLVYLVAFAAFLGPFSQTIYVPLIPEVTKELHTTSFLVNFSISIYTIFLALMQMVYGPLTDSIGRRKVMLAGILIYLIATIGCFLSGAIESLLVFRSLQAVGIAAGSVVAVTVIGDLFEGKDRIQPMGTFQMMVSLGPVLGPVAGGFLSGSFDFHMIFIALLCVGLIVFAGNFVYLKETKPKENKKQNFKFTDFINILKNRIGFSVIGIGFIQYYALYNFLVFLPGIMSERYGLSAEQKGLVFLPLSLGIVVGSFIGGKLRNFDERKVVVGTAFLNVLSLLFFILVSDVSLSMLIVSISLFGLFLGMSLPVQTALLTQEFQTNRATAIGAYNFFRYMEMSVGPLLGSFLFHIGSYDLAYGFVDAILLLFALIMSNQLLMKQRSFQ, encoded by the coding sequence TTGAAGCACCGAACTTTATTGGTTTATCTTGTCGCTTTTGCCGCTTTCCTTGGTCCCTTTTCACAGACGATTTATGTTCCTCTCATTCCAGAGGTGACAAAAGAACTTCATACTACTTCTTTTTTAGTTAATTTTTCGATTTCCATTTATACAATTTTCTTAGCACTCATGCAGATGGTTTATGGGCCGCTAACGGATTCTATAGGACGGCGGAAAGTAATGCTGGCTGGTATCTTAATCTATTTAATCGCAACTATTGGCTGTTTTCTTTCTGGGGCTATTGAGTCCTTGTTAGTTTTCCGTTCTTTGCAAGCAGTTGGTATTGCAGCGGGTTCTGTTGTTGCTGTAACGGTTATAGGTGATTTATTTGAAGGAAAAGACCGTATTCAGCCCATGGGAACCTTTCAGATGATGGTATCGCTTGGTCCGGTCCTCGGCCCAGTTGCTGGGGGGTTCTTAAGCGGTTCGTTTGATTTTCATATGATCTTTATCGCTTTATTATGTGTTGGGTTGATCGTTTTTGCAGGTAACTTTGTTTATTTGAAAGAAACTAAACCAAAAGAAAATAAGAAACAAAATTTTAAGTTCACAGATTTTATTAACATTCTTAAAAACCGGATAGGATTTTCAGTAATCGGGATCGGATTTATCCAATATTACGCGCTGTATAATTTTCTGGTGTTTTTACCGGGAATCATGAGTGAGCGTTATGGCTTATCTGCAGAGCAAAAAGGACTTGTATTTCTTCCATTATCACTGGGAATTGTTGTTGGAAGCTTCATCGGCGGAAAGCTGCGAAACTTTGACGAAAGAAAAGTAGTTGTAGGCACTGCTTTTCTTAATGTCCTTTCACTATTGTTTTTCATCTTGGTATCAGATGTTTCACTAAGTATGTTAATTGTATCTATTAGTTTATTTGGATTGTTTTTGGGGATGTCTCTGCCTGTGCAGACAGCATTGCTTACACAGGAATTTCAAACGAACCGTGCGACTGCAATTGGCGCATATAATTTCTTTCGCTATATGGAGATGTCAGTCGGACCGCTATTAGGAAGCTTTCTATTCCACATAGGAAGTTATGATTTAGCATATGGATTTGTAGATGCTATCTTGTTATTGTTCGCCTTGATAATGAGCAATCAACTGTTAATGAAACAAAGATCATTTCAATAG
- a CDS encoding dipeptidase gives MNVIDLHCDALLKLWETKGSLRYVDAPELSTNKNRLQKGKVKVQFFAVFVEPFIPSDQKFQAALDQINYFYSDVLGKNPEMKHVKDWSELAAIKDGEIGAVLTLEGVEAIGDDLTKLNILYQLGVRLIGLTWNHANLAADGAQEPRGAGLTLFGKEIVQFNNKHKILTDVSHLCDRAFWDVMEIAKYPLASHSNSRALCDHPRNLTDEMAKEMFQKGGVVHVVYNPPFTKSEGSSSISDLIKHIDHFCGLGGVKQIGLGSDFDGIASHIVDLEDASKTQNLINELLKHYSEDEVKGFAHRNFLNYLPK, from the coding sequence ATGAATGTCATTGACTTACATTGTGATGCATTACTAAAACTCTGGGAAACAAAGGGGAGTTTGCGATATGTCGATGCACCTGAGCTTTCAACAAATAAAAATAGGCTTCAAAAAGGAAAAGTAAAGGTTCAGTTCTTTGCGGTCTTTGTAGAACCTTTCATACCATCAGATCAAAAGTTTCAGGCTGCTTTAGATCAGATTAATTATTTTTATAGTGATGTCCTCGGGAAAAATCCGGAGATGAAGCATGTGAAAGATTGGAGTGAACTCGCCGCTATAAAAGATGGTGAGATCGGTGCGGTGCTGACGCTTGAAGGTGTTGAAGCGATCGGTGATGACCTAACAAAGCTCAACATTCTTTATCAGCTTGGCGTTCGGCTGATCGGACTGACTTGGAATCATGCAAATCTTGCGGCTGACGGGGCACAAGAACCTCGTGGCGCAGGACTGACCTTGTTCGGAAAAGAAATCGTGCAGTTTAATAACAAACATAAAATCCTAACCGACGTATCCCACCTATGTGACCGTGCATTCTGGGACGTAATGGAAATTGCAAAGTATCCTTTAGCAAGCCATTCAAATTCACGTGCTTTGTGTGATCATCCACGCAACCTGACTGATGAGATGGCAAAAGAAATGTTCCAAAAAGGTGGAGTTGTTCATGTTGTTTATAACCCGCCTTTTACAAAGAGTGAAGGTTCATCCAGCATCTCTGATTTAATTAAGCATATCGATCATTTCTGTGGGCTTGGCGGTGTGAAGCAGATCGGACTTGGATCAGATTTTGACGGAATTGCTTCACATATCGTGGATCTAGAGGACGCTTCTAAAACACAGAACTTAATTAATGAACTTTTAAAACATTATTCAGAAGACGAAGTAAAAGGATTTGCACATCGGAACTTCTTAAACTATCTTCCAAAATAA
- a CDS encoding PDR/VanB family oxidoreductase: MYKEKTIPVYVKAIEQETEFIRRFTLASVNEELLPKFSGGAHISTYIEDGELLVRQYSLTSNPDDTKHYQIAVRLSDTSRGGSRYWHEKMKVGDQLQISYPKNHFPLSFKAKHHVFYAAGIGITPFLSMMNELQSRGSSFELHYASKTEEACAFYEFLQEHYPKQCRFYFSNKKQRIDSSSLEEHAIGTHVYFCGPESFIADLTESAYQLGYPASAVHMERFTPPQPKNMVPFKVQLKDGTLVEVARDQTLLEALLNKGIKAPYSCRVGRCGTCELRVLEGEIAHYDSFLSEEQKQSQSRILTCVSRAKSDMLVLDV, encoded by the coding sequence TTGTATAAAGAGAAAACGATTCCGGTTTATGTTAAAGCGATTGAGCAGGAAACTGAATTTATAAGGAGGTTTACATTGGCTTCAGTTAATGAAGAATTGCTCCCTAAGTTTTCAGGCGGGGCTCATATTTCTACATATATTGAAGATGGAGAATTGCTTGTCAGACAATACTCTTTAACTAGTAATCCCGATGATACTAAACATTATCAAATTGCTGTCAGGTTAAGTGATACTTCAAGAGGAGGTTCACGATATTGGCATGAAAAAATGAAAGTCGGCGATCAACTCCAAATCAGCTATCCAAAGAATCATTTTCCACTTAGCTTTAAAGCGAAGCATCATGTTTTTTATGCAGCAGGAATTGGAATTACCCCATTTTTATCAATGATGAATGAACTTCAATCCAGAGGTTCTTCATTCGAACTTCACTATGCTTCTAAAACGGAGGAAGCTTGTGCATTCTATGAATTTCTTCAGGAGCATTATCCAAAACAATGCCGCTTTTATTTTTCTAATAAAAAGCAGCGGATAGATTCATCTTCCTTAGAAGAACACGCTATTGGAACTCACGTTTATTTTTGTGGTCCTGAGTCATTTATCGCTGACTTAACTGAATCAGCGTATCAATTAGGCTATCCGGCATCAGCTGTACATATGGAGCGGTTTACCCCGCCGCAGCCAAAAAACATGGTACCTTTTAAGGTTCAACTAAAAGATGGAACTCTTGTAGAGGTTGCGAGGGATCAAACTTTGCTAGAAGCCCTCCTGAACAAAGGAATAAAAGCACCTTATTCATGCAGAGTCGGCAGGTGCGGTACGTGTGAACTCCGGGTTTTAGAGGGAGAAATTGCACACTATGATTCTTTTTTGAGTGAAGAACAAAAACAAAGCCAATCAAGGATTTTAACTTGTGTTTCACGTGCGAAGTCAGATATGTTGGTGTTGGATGTTTAG
- a CDS encoding dimethylamine monooxygenase subunit DmmA family protein, which yields MTEAVFVPGKRKYVFCSDLEGMKLLFNVIEQVKEEGRPYEIFKIEENQDCLELGELLKKQKMGTHLYVALPYAELEKVRKTAEEIGFTEEETQYIGYGKKVKRIFCCRCHGMNETADVQADILCSQCGLELSISDHYSVFHNAFLGYVSKL from the coding sequence ATGACCGAAGCAGTTTTTGTTCCTGGTAAAAGAAAGTATGTGTTCTGTAGCGATCTAGAGGGCATGAAGCTTTTATTCAATGTAATAGAACAGGTAAAAGAAGAAGGACGACCTTATGAAATATTTAAAATTGAAGAAAACCAAGATTGTTTGGAGCTAGGCGAATTGTTAAAGAAGCAAAAAATGGGGACGCACCTCTATGTAGCATTACCTTATGCGGAACTGGAGAAAGTTAGAAAGACTGCTGAAGAAATAGGTTTTACTGAGGAAGAAACGCAATACATCGGGTATGGGAAAAAAGTGAAGAGAATTTTTTGCTGCCGTTGTCATGGTATGAATGAAACGGCTGATGTTCAAGCTGATATTCTTTGTAGCCAATGCGGTTTAGAACTATCGATATCCGATCATTACTCAGTTTTTCATAATGCCTTCTTAGGATATGTGTCAAAACTTTAG
- a CDS encoding heme-dependent oxidative N-demethylase family protein has protein sequence MKWIDNLESFPYPFKGSTYRYSNNSIPMKTPLCVEVTPDYKEEMQLKRTLLNHHAERCYQSLPHTITGQWEIVELVIDHLAAQYPDQFSVEKNGSKWTFNNKILEEKQEFTFGGESTLPEEPLAFISRHVQEDLILMMQRDGDLYLDAGQLCFPANWSLAFNLGMKFKSIHHPIPGFKEEGLDDRILQFLMRLEVGNPWERKNWSLMAGDRLDTSLETFDQWGKLRKQVTKENAGELVHIRVEVQKLFRLPRTNSILFTIHTHLLSLENLVSNREWLKQFHDILSELPPHITDYKGISLYKNEVLKYLSEQLESGKVV, from the coding sequence ATGAAGTGGATTGATAATCTAGAGAGCTTTCCTTATCCATTTAAAGGTTCAACCTACCGCTACTCCAATAACTCTATACCTATGAAGACGCCACTTTGTGTTGAAGTCACCCCAGATTATAAAGAAGAGATGCAATTAAAGCGTACTCTTTTGAATCATCATGCTGAACGCTGCTATCAATCACTACCACACACCATTACTGGACAGTGGGAGATTGTTGAGCTGGTGATTGATCATCTTGCTGCTCAGTATCCAGATCAGTTTTCGGTAGAAAAAAATGGTTCAAAATGGACATTTAACAATAAAATTTTAGAAGAAAAGCAGGAGTTCACGTTTGGCGGTGAATCAACATTGCCTGAGGAGCCTTTAGCTTTTATAAGCAGGCACGTGCAAGAGGATTTGATACTTATGATGCAGCGGGACGGTGATCTGTATCTCGATGCAGGTCAGCTTTGTTTTCCTGCTAACTGGTCGCTTGCGTTTAACTTAGGCATGAAGTTTAAGAGCATTCACCACCCAATTCCCGGATTTAAAGAAGAAGGACTGGATGATCGAATTCTGCAATTCCTTATGAGGCTTGAAGTTGGCAACCCATGGGAGAGGAAAAACTGGTCGCTGATGGCTGGAGACAGGCTGGACACTTCTCTTGAGACATTTGATCAGTGGGGGAAACTTCGTAAACAGGTGACAAAAGAGAATGCAGGAGAGCTTGTTCATATTCGTGTAGAAGTGCAGAAGCTGTTCAGATTGCCTCGAACGAACAGTATTCTTTTTACGATTCACACTCATTTGCTTTCTCTTGAAAATCTAGTTTCTAACCGGGAATGGTTGAAGCAGTTTCATGACATTCTATCAGAACTTCCACCGCATATAACCGATTACAAAGGGATTTCTCTTTATAAAAATGAGGTTCTAAAATATTTAAGTGAACAGCTAGAAAGCGGGAAAGTTGTATGA
- a CDS encoding glutamine--tRNA ligase/YqeY domain fusion protein, with the protein MENSSSNFIKTIIQNDLESGKHKKIVTRFPPEPNGYLHIGHAKSIVINFGLADEFGGETNLRFDDTNPLKEDQEYVDAIKKDVEWLGFEWENLRFASDYFEEMYTRAVLLIKKGKAYVDDLNADEIREYRGTLTEPGKESPYRSRSVEENLDLFDRMRKGEFENGQKVLRAKIDMSSPNINLRDPVIYRVSHATHHNTGDTWCIYPMYAFAHPIEDAIEGVTHSLCTTEFEDQRPLYNWVVEECEMESQPQQIEFGRLGLINTVMSKRKLKQLVDEGYVDGWDDPRMPTISGLRRKGYTPESIVEFVKAVGVSKGSGAADTAMLEHFIREDLKVKAPRTMGIVDPLKVVITNYPEGQVEMLDAEINPENEEMGTRQIPFSREIYIEREDFMENPPKKYFRLFPGNEVRLKHAYFIKCEDFIKDEDGNVVELHCTYDVETKSGTGFTGRKVKGTLHWVEATQAVPAEFRLYEPLILDADMENEEDSEGKTFLDYVNKDSLIVKQGFIEANMKDAQPHDKFQFFRHGYFNVDPKHTTDDKIVFNQIVSLKSSFKL; encoded by the coding sequence ATGGAGAATAGTTCTTCTAATTTTATTAAAACAATCATCCAAAACGATCTGGAATCCGGAAAGCACAAAAAAATAGTTACACGCTTCCCTCCAGAACCTAATGGATATCTTCATATTGGACATGCAAAATCGATCGTTATTAACTTCGGACTCGCTGATGAGTTTGGCGGGGAAACAAACCTGCGTTTTGATGATACAAACCCATTAAAGGAAGATCAAGAATACGTTGATGCTATCAAGAAAGATGTTGAATGGCTAGGGTTCGAATGGGAAAACCTTCGTTTTGCTTCCGACTACTTTGAAGAAATGTACACGCGCGCTGTACTCCTAATTAAAAAAGGCAAAGCATACGTGGATGATCTTAACGCTGATGAAATCCGCGAATATCGCGGGACATTAACTGAGCCTGGTAAAGAAAGTCCTTACCGCAGCCGCTCTGTTGAAGAGAACTTAGATCTTTTTGACCGTATGCGTAAAGGCGAGTTCGAAAACGGACAGAAGGTTCTTCGCGCCAAAATCGATATGAGTTCGCCAAACATTAACTTGCGCGATCCGGTTATTTACCGCGTATCTCATGCTACTCACCACAACACTGGTGACACTTGGTGCATCTATCCGATGTATGCGTTCGCTCATCCGATCGAGGATGCGATTGAAGGTGTGACTCACTCGCTTTGTACGACTGAGTTTGAAGACCAGCGTCCTCTTTACAACTGGGTAGTGGAAGAGTGCGAGATGGAAAGCCAGCCTCAGCAAATCGAGTTCGGCCGTTTAGGTCTGATCAATACCGTAATGAGTAAGCGTAAGCTAAAACAGCTTGTAGATGAAGGATATGTGGACGGATGGGATGATCCGCGCATGCCGACGATCTCTGGTTTGCGCCGTAAAGGATATACACCTGAATCTATCGTTGAATTTGTAAAAGCGGTTGGTGTATCGAAAGGTTCTGGTGCTGCTGATACAGCAATGCTTGAACACTTCATCCGTGAAGACTTAAAAGTAAAAGCACCTCGTACGATGGGTATCGTTGATCCGCTTAAAGTGGTCATTACGAATTATCCTGAAGGACAAGTTGAAATGCTGGATGCTGAGATCAATCCTGAGAATGAAGAAATGGGAACACGCCAGATTCCGTTCTCTCGTGAAATTTATATTGAGCGTGAAGACTTTATGGAGAACCCTCCGAAAAAGTACTTCCGTCTCTTCCCTGGAAACGAAGTACGCTTAAAGCATGCATACTTCATTAAATGCGAAGATTTCATAAAAGATGAAGACGGAAACGTGGTTGAGCTTCATTGTACGTATGATGTTGAAACGAAGTCAGGTACTGGTTTTACTGGCCGTAAAGTAAAAGGAACACTTCACTGGGTTGAAGCTACACAAGCAGTTCCTGCGGAGTTCCGTCTATATGAGCCATTAATTCTGGATGCAGACATGGAAAACGAAGAAGACAGCGAAGGTAAAACATTCTTGGATTACGTGAACAAAGATTCTCTTATCGTAAAACAAGGATTTATCGAGGCGAACATGAAGGACGCACAACCGCATGACAAGTTCCAGTTCTTCCGCCACGGCTACTTCAACGTAGATCCAAAGCATACAACAGATGACAAAATCGTATTTAACCAAATCGTTTCATTGAAGAGTTCGTTTAAACTTTAA
- a CDS encoding excisionase family DNA-binding protein translates to MYLTIKETAEYLSMPEEVVESLIQQKKIRTIFDGTQHLINKEQFNTHFEQLEKYKKLVEEYLSEPIPEDWDAKDED, encoded by the coding sequence ATGTACCTTACAATAAAAGAAACGGCAGAATATCTGTCTATGCCTGAAGAGGTTGTCGAAAGTTTAATTCAGCAAAAGAAAATCCGTACAATCTTTGACGGAACACAGCATCTGATTAACAAGGAGCAGTTCAACACACACTTTGAACAGCTTGAAAAATATAAGAAATTAGTAGAGGAATATTTAAGTGAACCGATTCCAGAAGACTGGGATGCAAAGGATGAAGATTAA
- a CDS encoding STAS domain-containing protein, whose protein sequence is MHRDKELHSFLIDKTWQMTEEWYASIDKSKAAGVYASTNPETIATLKKQNHEFHLHFCEVFIKEETEFLKDFEQWVVMIAKDDEHLNTPVTVIMKEFYKVQRQYLGFVKEFVNLHEGKYSQNVVDSWNDVIINTFNKIVTWFVEENQKYSEEKLIAQQEMINELSSPVIALNNHMGLLPLIGVIDTARAKLIVENTLEQCSEKGISHLLIDLSGVLIIDTMVAQQIFSLIETLGLIGVKSTLSGIRPEIALTATQLGLSFDQVSVKSNLAQALASKEK, encoded by the coding sequence ATGCATAGAGACAAGGAACTGCATTCTTTTTTAATAGATAAGACATGGCAAATGACTGAGGAATGGTATGCTTCTATCGATAAAAGCAAAGCTGCGGGAGTCTATGCTTCTACTAATCCCGAAACCATTGCTACACTAAAAAAGCAGAATCATGAATTTCACCTTCATTTTTGTGAAGTCTTTATTAAAGAGGAGACCGAATTTCTAAAGGACTTTGAACAATGGGTAGTCATGATTGCGAAGGATGATGAGCACTTAAATACACCTGTGACCGTAATCATGAAAGAATTCTATAAAGTCCAGAGACAGTATCTTGGATTCGTTAAAGAATTTGTGAATCTTCATGAAGGTAAATATTCTCAGAATGTTGTTGATTCTTGGAACGATGTGATTATTAATACCTTCAATAAAATTGTTACTTGGTTCGTTGAAGAAAACCAAAAGTACAGCGAAGAGAAATTGATTGCACAGCAAGAAATGATTAATGAATTGAGCTCTCCGGTAATTGCTCTCAATAATCATATGGGTCTGCTTCCGTTGATCGGTGTGATTGATACGGCAAGGGCAAAGCTTATTGTAGAAAATACATTAGAGCAATGTTCTGAAAAAGGAATCTCACATCTTTTAATAGACTTATCAGGTGTTCTCATAATTGATACGATGGTTGCCCAGCAGATTTTCTCTTTAATAGAAACGCTCGGATTAATCGGCGTAAAATCTACACTATCAGGAATCAGACCTGAAATTGCCTTAACTGCAACGCAGCTCGGACTCTCTTTCGACCAAGTTTCTGTTAAATCAAATCTGGCACAAGCACTTGCTTCAAAAGAAAAATAA